One window from the genome of Hypanus sabinus isolate sHypSab1 chromosome 16, sHypSab1.hap1, whole genome shotgun sequence encodes:
- the fam32a gene encoding protein FAM32A-like produces MAEYQAVQRGALRLKGVADLGVKKKKKKNKETKKMLEQITSNKQQHEDGGESKRASIDKRTPAQKAFDKMQEKRQIERILKKASKTHKQSVEEFNRHLDTLTEHYDIPKVSWTK; encoded by the exons ATGGCCGAGTACCAGGCCGTGCAACGCGGCGCTCTCCGGCTGAAAGGCGTCGCTGATCTCGGTGTTAAGAA gaagaaaaagaaaaataaggaaaccaagaaaatgctggaacagaTCACCTCAAACAAGCAGCAACATGAAGATGGTGGAGAAAGTAAACGAGCGTCTATAGACAAGAGGACTCCAGcacaaaaggcatttgacaagatgcaGGAGAAACGA CAAATTGAAAGGATCCTAAAGAAGGCATCAAAAACCCACAAACAGAGTGTTGAG GAGTTTAACCGACACTTGGATACCTTGACGGAACATTACGATATTCCTAAAGTCAGCTGGACTAAATGA